One Ferrimicrobium acidiphilum DSM 19497 DNA window includes the following coding sequences:
- a CDS encoding DUF4280 domain-containing protein, translating into MASPPVVSEATCMCSFGLAPAVIQIPPVTGVTIEGRPAATIMNSMIDNIPTFDMCSTLSNPEVAAATAAKLGVMTPMPCVPVLSPWIPVSTTLIGGQPALVAGSTCLCAYGGVVEITFPGTTGVVL; encoded by the coding sequence ATGGCAAGTCCTCCGGTAGTGAGCGAGGCTACCTGCATGTGTAGCTTCGGACTCGCCCCAGCGGTGATTCAGATACCTCCAGTGACCGGAGTGACCATCGAGGGGCGGCCGGCGGCCACCATCATGAACTCGATGATTGATAACATTCCTACTTTCGATATGTGTTCGACACTCTCAAACCCAGAGGTCGCAGCAGCGACAGCCGCCAAGCTCGGTGTTATGACGCCGATGCCGTGTGTCCCTGTGCTTAGTCCATGGATTCCCGTATCCACCACGCTCATTGGGGGTCAACCGGCCCTAGTTGCCGGCTCCACCTGTCTCTGTGCCTATGGAGGAGTCGTCGAGATTACCTTTCCAGGTACGACTGGTGTTGTTCTCTGA